A region of the Oceanibaculum indicum P24 genome:
GCGGAAATGGCCATGTGGGCAGGCATTGGTGGTGCCGGTGCCCTCCGGCTCGCGCAGCTTGCCGATCTTGAAGAAGGCCGGGGCCAGCTCGTCCAGCGCGCGGAACACCGATTCGTACAGCGCCATGTCGATATACTGGCCGGCACCCGTCTTGTCGCGCTGGCGCAGCGCCAGCAGCACGCCGATGGCGCCATAGAGGCCGCTCATATAGTCGGCGAGCGAGGTGGAGCCCGGCGTCACCGGCAGCTCGCCCGGCAATCCTGCCAGATAGGTCAGCCCGCCGAAGGCATGCGCGATACGGGCGAAGCCCGGGCGGTCGCGGTAGGGGCCATCCTGCCCGTAGCCCGAGACCCGCAGCATGACCAGGCGCGGGTTGATCTTCTTCAGCTCCTCCCAGCCCAACCCCCATTTCTCCAGCGTGCCAGGGCGGAAATTCTCGCACAGCACATCGGCTTTCGCGATCAGCTGGCGGAAGATCTCGGCACCCTTCGGGTCGCGCAGGTTCAGGGTAACGCTCTTCTTGTTCCGCCCCTCGGACAGCCAGGCCAGCGTATCGCGCGCGGCCGGCGTGCCGAACTTGCGGAAGGGGTCACCCTCACCGGGCTGCTCGACCTTGATCACCTCGGCGCCGAATTCGCCCAGGATAGAGGCGGCGAAGGGGGCGGCGATGAAGGTCGCGCAATCCAGCACGCGGATGCCGGACATCGGCAGATCGGCGGGGGCCGGATTGGGGGCCAGACCGGCAGCGTGACGGGTCGTCTCAGACATGGGAATTCCGCAGTTTCGGGCGTTTTGTGATTATCGTTGGACGAACCCTATCGGGCAGCCGGAAACCGATCAAGCGACCAGTGAATCGGCGAAGATATCCTCGCCGGCCAGCCAGACCTCGGCCGCGTCGGCACGGTCCAGCGCCACGCCAAGGGCGGCCGCCAGATCGAGCTGGGCGTCGCGGTAGCCGGCGCTCGACAGGCCGTCCACCATTCCCCTTGTCAGCGCGCTGCCGATCTCGAACGGAAGCGGATAGCCTTCCATATAGAAATCATTGGCCTTTTCGAGAATCTCCGTGCGGCACGCCGCCTCATCGAAGGAATTGAAGCTGCGGCAGATCAGCGGCCGGGCCTCATACGCGGTGCAGCGGCCGTTTTCCAGCAGCGGGCAGGCCTGCCGGAAATGCCGCCGCGCCGCGCTTTCCAGCGGCAGCAGCAGCGCCTGCCGGGCAGCAATCCGGGTGCGCAGCGCCTCGATCGCTTCCGGCGAGAAAGTCGTGCGGATGTAGTGCGCCAGACGCAATACGGTGATCGCCTCCGTCACCACCGGCAAGTGACAGCAATGGCTGCAGCCAGCGGCGCAAGCAATCTCCTTCGTGGGCGGCAAGGAGGGCTGCAGGCTGTTCACTGCCCCGTCATGGATATCGGCAGCCCCCTTGGCCAGCGCATAGACCATGGTGGGGGTCCGATTCTGGGGCAAATGGCTGCAATTCTCCTGCATCGCCTCCGACAGTTCTCCCAGAATATCCTTCAGCGCAACGAGGCTCATCTATCCCCCGATGCCAGCCCGATAGGCGATCCGGGGGGCGATCCGGCCTTCTGCATCTCTTCCCAGCGCTGCATCAGGAATTCGCGGCCCAGCTTCACCATCGGCTTGCCGTCATAGGCGATGATGTCGGCGGTGGCGTAGGTCTCGCTCCACTTCTCCGGCAGGTAGGAGCCGGTGCCGATCACATCGACCGGCGCCTGGGAGACCGCCATCATCCGGCATTTTTCCGGCGAGAATCCGCTGGAGGCAACGATCCTGACCTTCGGGAAACCGGCCTGGTCCAGCTGTTCGCGCATGTGCCAGATGGCGGCGGAGGAGACGCCGGTGCCGATCAGGTAGCGCAGCTCCTTCTCGCTGCGGTAGCCGCGGATCGCCTCCGGGCAGTTGCGGTCCAGCACGGCGTAGCTCTGCGCCATATCCAGCCCCTCGACATGGCGGCCGCCATGGGTGTCCATGCGGACTGACGGGCGGCCGGCCGCTGCAAGCTCAGGGAATCGGCGGCAGACGTCCAGCGCGTCGGTGATCTCCTGCCCGAAATAATCGACCAGCACGGTCATCGGCTCGTCGGGATAGGCCTCATGCAGCATTTCCGCTGCGCGCAGGGTGGAGCCGGCATAGCCGATCAGCGCATGCGGCATGGTGCCCAGCCCCTGGTTCTGGCCGAAGAAATGCGCGGTCGCGTCGGTGGCGCAGCCGATGAAGCCGACGGCGCCGACCTTCTTCTTCGCCTTTTCGGAGCCGACCGAGGCACCATAGGCCATCAGCTCCATCATCTCCTGCCCGGCGCAGTGGCGGGCGTCCATCGCCAGGAACGCGACCTTCGGCAGATCGGAACAGATGGTATAGGCGTTGTAGGCGGCGACGCAGGCCGCGCCGATCTTCTGCAGGAAGATGGTCTCCAGATCGACCAGATGCAGGAACGGCCCGGTGATGTACATCATCGGATCGCCGGCGCCGACCCAGGCCCCTTCCTTGAAATTCGGCGCGATATCGAAGCTGGTGCCGCGTGCCTTCGCCACGCCCTGCAGCCAGTCGATGGCCAGGCGCGGCGCAAAGGTGACGGGCCGCCGCATGAACACGCCATAGGTGACGCGGGCATCGCCGAAGTGGCGGACGACCTCCTTGCTCTTCAGGAAGTATTTGTCCGTCAGCTTCGGAATATCGTTGATGTCGGGAGTCATCGCCCTTGCAGCCGCCCGCCTTGCGGCGGGCCGGCCCTTCCGTTGGTCCGCGGCTCCCTTCCCGGCGCGGTACTTAACCGACCGGGAAGGGGGCGTGGAAGGTTACTGTGCCGCCTGGACCCGCCGGTCGACGGTGCGGGATTCCTTGAGCTCGGCTGCCAGCAGGAAGGCCAGCTCCAGCGCCTGCGAGGCGTTCAGGCGCGGATCGCAATGCGTGTGGTAGCGGTCCTGCAGGGCTTCCTCGGTGATCGCCTGAGCGCCGCCGATACATTCGGTGACGTCCTGGCCGGTCATCTCGAAATGCACGCCGCCGGCATGGGTGCCCTCGGCCTGGTGCACGTCGAAGAAGCGCCGCACCTCGGTGAGGATCTGGTCCACCGGCCGGGTCTTGTAGCCGGTCGAGGATTTGATCGTGTTGCCATGCATCGGGTCGGACGACCAGACCACCTTGCGGCCCTCCCGCTCGACCGCGCGGATCAGCGGCGGCAGGTGCTTTTCCACCTTGTCGTGGCCCATGCGGGCAATCAGCGTCAGGCGGCCCGGCTCGTTCGTCGGGTTCAGGATGTCGATCAGACGCAGCAGATCGTCGGTCGGCAGGCTGGGCCCGCACTTCAGGCCGATCGGGTTCTTGATGCCGCGGCAGAATTCGACATGTCCACCATCCGGCTGGCGTGTCCGGTCGCCAATCCACACCATATGGGCGGAGGTGTCGTACCAGTCGCCCGTGGTCGAATCGACGCGGGTCATCGCCTGCTCGTAGGGCAGCAGCAGCGCCTCGTGCGAGGTATAGAACTCGGTCTCGCGCATCTGCGGAACGCTGTCGCCGGTGATGCCGCAGGCATTCATGAAGGCCAGGCATTCGTCGATACGGTCGGCGATCTCGGCATAGCGTTCGCCCTGCGGGCTACGCTCCACGAAGCCCAGATTCCAGCGATGCACCGAATGCAGGTCGGCGAAGCCGCCCTGGCTGAAGGCGCGCAGCAGGTTCAGCGTCGATGCCGATTGGTTATAGGCGCGCAGCATGCGCTGCGGGTCGGGCTGACGGGCCTCGGCCTCGAACTCCATGCCGTTGATGATGTCGCCGAGATAGCTCGGCAGCGACACGCCGCCGATCTCCTCCGTGGGGGAGGAACGCGGCTTGGCGAACTGGCCGGCCAGACGGCCGACCTTCACCACCGGCACAGCACCGCCGAAGGTCAGCACAACCGCCATCTGCAGCAGTACCTTGAAGGTGTCGCGGATGTTGTTCGGATGGAATTCCTTGAAGCTTTCGGCGCAATCACCGCCCTGCAGCAGGAAAGCCTTGCCTTCCGACACCTTGGCCAGCGCCTTCTTCAGCTTGCGGGCCTCGCCGGCAAAAACCAGCGGCGGATAGACCGAGAGCTGTTCTTCGGCAGCGGTCAGCGCCTCTGCGTCCGGATAGGACGGCATGTGCTTTACCGGCTTCGTGCGCCAATTCTCAGGCGACCATTTCTCGGCCATCATCTTCACTCCCGCAGCGGAACCTGTCCCGGTTCCTATTTCGTATCCCAATTCCGTATTACTGTGCCGCCAACCGGCATTTATCCACAAGTGGGTTGTCCTGTTTAGCAGCGTCAAGCGGGGCATGCCAGAAAAACGGCGTATCTGCCGGCAGGTATGCGCAGGGGAGGCATGCCGTGGGATGGCTTGTTCCGTCGTCTGCGGTTCTAGGGATGCGGATCGGGGAAACCGTGCCGTTCCGACAAGGCGGCGAGGATGGCGTCCTTGCCGGCGACCAGCGCCCTTCCTTCATGCGTGCCGGTCTGGTGCGCCGACGACGCGCCTTCCGCCAGCACGAGCAGGGGCACGGACTGGTTTGCCTCGCCGGCCAGGGCGATGACCGGCTGCCTTGGGCGGGGCCAGGCGATCCGCACGACATCCAGGCGTTTGGCAAGCTCAGGAAAGGACGCCAGCACCCCCTCCATCAGCGCGCAGTGCCAGCAATAGAAGTGCTGGCCGGGGTAGGCGGGGTCCGTGAAGTCCGGGCGCAGCAGGAACAGCGTGTCGCGGTTCATCATCGTCCTCGATGGCTCAGGGGTGGGGTCATCTTTTAACATTCAACAAAGTGGTTGACTATCGAAATTGGCCGCTTATATTCAACCGCATGGTTGAACATGAAATCACACGACTGGATACGGTGTTCCACGCCCTCGGCGACCCAACGCGGCGGCAGATGCTGCACGCGCTGGCCGGTGGCGAGAAGACAGTAAGCCAGCTGGCCGACCCCTTCGCGATTTCGCTGGCGGCGGCCTCCAAGCACATCAAGACGCTCGAAAAGGCCGGGCTGATCCGCCGCGAGGTACGCGGCCGAACCCATCTCTGCCGGCTCGAACCGGGACCGCTGGCCAGCGCGCATGAATGGCTGGGCTTCTACCAGCGCTTCTGGACCGAGCGTCTGGACATCCTTGAGCGCCTGCTGCGCGAGCAGGATGCCGGCAATCAACGTCAACCCTCACCACCCAAGCCCCCTGAAGGAGACAAGACATGACCGACACCATGACCCTCGATGCCTATGGCCGGCTGATCGAGCCCGCCACGCTGAAGATCCAGCGCCTGCTGCCCGGTCCCATTGACCGCGTCTGGGCCTATCTGACGGATGGCGAGCTGCGCCGCCAGTGGCTGGCGTCCGGCGTGATGGGCAGCAAGCCCGGTACCAGCTTCGAGTTCGTCTGGCGCAATGACGAGCTGACCGATCCCCCCGGCCAGCGCCCGGCGCATATGCCCGAAGAGCACCGCATGACCTGCACCATCCTGGAGTTCGAGGCGCCGCACCGGCTGGTCATCAGCTGGGGCGAGAAGCAGACCGGCCAGGTCGATTTCTCGCTGGAGGAGCAGGGCGACAAGGTGATGCTGACCATCATCCACCGCCGCGTGCCCGACCGGAACGTCCTGCTGAACGTGTCCTCGGGCTGGCATGCGCATCTGGACATCCTGGCCGCGCGTCTGGCCGGCACGACACCGGCCCCGCACTGGGACCACTGGGTCAGCCTGCGGAAGGAATATGAGCAGCGCCTGCCGGCGTGAGGCGGTTATACGCGGTTATCTCTGGCCGTCATTCCCGCACTTGTTGCGGGAATCCAGGCCTCGGTTCGCTTCGGCATCGCCTATGCGGGCTGGACCATGGACCCCCGCAAAAAGTGCGGGGGTGACGGAAGGAGGGTGGGCATTCCAACAGAGCGCTCCGTCTTGACAGGCTCCGCGCCCCTCTTTACCGTCCGCTCCGTCATTGGGGAGTAGCCGTCCCCCTTCGCACCAGTTGCGATTGAGGGGAGACCGCATCAACAGACTTGGAGCCGTCGCTGGTTCCATGGTGCGGGAAGCCAGTTTCCGGTTTGGCGAGACCTTTGGCATCGACGGCCGTCATTCGGGTCAGACGGCGGGCTGTCGATGTCACAGGTATGTCCGCCGTCCGGCCCCGATGAGTTCCATGGAAGCTTTCCTCGTTTCGACCGGTGTGGTGGCGCTTGCCGAAATCGGCGACAAGACGCAGCTGCTGGCGCTGCTGCTGGCTGCCCGCTATCGCCAGCCGGTGCCGGTGCTGCTCGGCATTCTGGTGGCGACCATCGCCAATCACGCGCTGGCCGGGATTGTCGGCGCGCTGGCGGCCGATCTGATCGGCGGTGACTGGCTGCGCTGGGCGGTGGGGCTGTCCTTCCTGGCCGTCGCGGCCTGGATGCTGGTGCCCGACAAGCTGGATGATGAGGAAACCCCGCGCTTCCGCGGACGCGGTGCCTTCCTGGCGGCGCTGATCTCCATGTTCCTGGTCGAGATGGGCGACAAGACGCAGATCGCCACCGTGGTGCTGGCGGCGCGCTTCGAGTCGCTGATCGCCGTCATTGCCGGTACCACGGCAGGCATGATGATCGCCAATACCCCCGCCGTGCTGCTGGGCGAGGCGGCGGCCCGCCATGTGCCGCTGAAACTGGTGCATGGAGCGGCGGCGGCGATTTTCGCGGTGATCGGCATCACCGTGCTGCTTGGCTTCGACGGGCTGACGTGACAGGCTCTGAAAGCAATCAGTGTTCCTTACAGCTTTGGAGCTTTCCTCATGGCCGAGTATCCCGCCGCCATCGCGACCCAGCAGGTGGATAATGAGCGCGTCTGCGTGACCGAGTGGCGCTTCCCTCCGGGCCATGCGACCGGCTGGCACAAGCACGGTTACGATTATGTCGTGGTGCCGATGACGGACGGCGTGCTGACGTTGCAGCATCCCGATGGCAGCCGCACCGAAGGTCCGATCAAGATGGGCCAGTCCTATTACCGCGATTCCGGCGTCGAGCATGACGTCATCAACCTGACCGCCCGCGAGATCGTCTTCGTCGAGATCGAGTTCAAGACGCCGCGCCCCTGATTAGTCATTCCCGGCCCCAAGCCCCATGGGGTGCCGGGAATCCAGGCTTCGGCTTACTCGACAGGCATCCAGCTAGCGGAGACCTGGGCCCCCGGTACAAGACCGGGGGTGACGGTTGGAGTGGATGGCGGGTGAGGGGAGATCGGGAGGAACCGCCCATGCCAACGCATGCACCGACATCACCGTCCGAAGCACTCGCCGGGCTGTGGCGGCTGCTGGGGCAGCCGGAGTCGGCGCTGTCGCGCGTCACCCTGACTGGGGCGGAGCCGGCACTGCCATCCTCCTTCGCGGTCGGGACGGCGGCACAGGCCAGCATCGCCGCTTCCGCGCTGGCGGCGGCGGAGCTGGACCGGCTGCGCAAAGGGCGCGAACAATCCGTCAGCGTCGATATGCGCCATGCTGCCGTGGAGTTCCGCAGCGAGCGCTATCTGCGCGTCGATGGCGGCCCCGCACCGGAGCTGTGGGACAGCATCGCCGGCACCTATCGCTGTGGCGACGGGCGCTGGGTGCGGCTGCACACCAATTTCCCGCATCACCGCGAGGGCGTACTGGCGATCCTGGGCTGCGCCGGCGAGCGCGCGGCGGTTGCCGAGGCGCTGAAGGGCTGGAAGGCGGAGGATTTCGAGCAGCGGGCCGCCGATGCCAGGCTGGTCGTCACCGCCATGCGCAGCTTTGCCGAATGGGACGCGCACCCGCAGGGGCAGGCGGTCGCTGCATTGCCGGTCATGAGCCTGGAGAAGATCGGCGACGCCCCGCCCCTGACGCTTCCGCCCGATGAACGGCCACTTTCCGGTGTGCGGGTTCTCGACCTGACGCGCATCATTGCCGGCCCGGTCGCCGGGCGCACGCTGGCCGCCCATGGCGCCGACGTGCTGCTGGTGACCGCGCCGCATCTGCCCTCGGTCGCGCCGCTGGTGATCGATACCGGGCGCGGCAAGCGGACAACGCAGCTCGACCTGCGTGCGGCGGCGGACAAGGAACGGTTCACGGCGCTGCTGCGTGATGCGCATGTTCTGGTGCAAGGCTACCGGCCGGGCGGCATCGAG
Encoded here:
- a CDS encoding class II 3-deoxy-7-phosphoheptulonate synthase, yielding MAEKWSPENWRTKPVKHMPSYPDAEALTAAEEQLSVYPPLVFAGEARKLKKALAKVSEGKAFLLQGGDCAESFKEFHPNNIRDTFKVLLQMAVVLTFGGAVPVVKVGRLAGQFAKPRSSPTEEIGGVSLPSYLGDIINGMEFEAEARQPDPQRMLRAYNQSASTLNLLRAFSQGGFADLHSVHRWNLGFVERSPQGERYAEIADRIDECLAFMNACGITGDSVPQMRETEFYTSHEALLLPYEQAMTRVDSTTGDWYDTSAHMVWIGDRTRQPDGGHVEFCRGIKNPIGLKCGPSLPTDDLLRLIDILNPTNEPGRLTLIARMGHDKVEKHLPPLIRAVEREGRKVVWSSDPMHGNTIKSSTGYKTRPVDQILTEVRRFFDVHQAEGTHAGGVHFEMTGQDVTECIGGAQAITEEALQDRYHTHCDPRLNASQALELAFLLAAELKESRTVDRRVQAAQ
- a CDS encoding beta/alpha barrel domain-containing protein; protein product: MTPDINDIPKLTDKYFLKSKEVVRHFGDARVTYGVFMRRPVTFAPRLAIDWLQGVAKARGTSFDIAPNFKEGAWVGAGDPMMYITGPFLHLVDLETIFLQKIGAACVAAYNAYTICSDLPKVAFLAMDARHCAGQEMMELMAYGASVGSEKAKKKVGAVGFIGCATDATAHFFGQNQGLGTMPHALIGYAGSTLRAAEMLHEAYPDEPMTVLVDYFGQEITDALDVCRRFPELAAAGRPSVRMDTHGGRHVEGLDMAQSYAVLDRNCPEAIRGYRSEKELRYLIGTGVSSAAIWHMREQLDQAGFPKVRIVASSGFSPEKCRMMAVSQAPVDVIGTGSYLPEKWSETYATADIIAYDGKPMVKLGREFLMQRWEEMQKAGSPPGSPIGLASGDR
- a CDS encoding YkgJ family cysteine cluster protein; amino-acid sequence: MSLVALKDILGELSEAMQENCSHLPQNRTPTMVYALAKGAADIHDGAVNSLQPSLPPTKEIACAAGCSHCCHLPVVTEAITVLRLAHYIRTTFSPEAIEALRTRIAARQALLLPLESAARRHFRQACPLLENGRCTAYEARPLICRSFNSFDEAACRTEILEKANDFYMEGYPLPFEIGSALTRGMVDGLSSAGYRDAQLDLAAALGVALDRADAAEVWLAGEDIFADSLVA
- a CDS encoding ArsR/SmtB family transcription factor — translated: MVEHEITRLDTVFHALGDPTRRQMLHALAGGEKTVSQLADPFAISLAAASKHIKTLEKAGLIRREVRGRTHLCRLEPGPLASAHEWLGFYQRFWTERLDILERLLREQDAGNQRQPSPPKPPEGDKT
- a CDS encoding SRPBCC family protein, which translates into the protein MTDTMTLDAYGRLIEPATLKIQRLLPGPIDRVWAYLTDGELRRQWLASGVMGSKPGTSFEFVWRNDELTDPPGQRPAHMPEEHRMTCTILEFEAPHRLVISWGEKQTGQVDFSLEEQGDKVMLTIIHRRVPDRNVLLNVSSGWHAHLDILAARLAGTTPAPHWDHWVSLRKEYEQRLPA
- a CDS encoding DUF3088 domain-containing protein — protein: MMNRDTLFLLRPDFTDPAYPGQHFYCWHCALMEGVLASFPELAKRLDVVRIAWPRPRQPVIALAGEANQSVPLLVLAEGASSAHQTGTHEGRALVAGKDAILAALSERHGFPDPHP
- a CDS encoding cupin domain-containing protein, producing MAEYPAAIATQQVDNERVCVTEWRFPPGHATGWHKHGYDYVVVPMTDGVLTLQHPDGSRTEGPIKMGQSYYRDSGVEHDVINLTAREIVFVEIEFKTPRP
- a CDS encoding CaiB/BaiF CoA transferase family protein; this translates as MSETTRHAAGLAPNPAPADLPMSGIRVLDCATFIAAPFAASILGEFGAEVIKVEQPGEGDPFRKFGTPAARDTLAWLSEGRNKKSVTLNLRDPKGAEIFRQLIAKADVLCENFRPGTLEKWGLGWEELKKINPRLVMLRVSGYGQDGPYRDRPGFARIAHAFGGLTYLAGLPGELPVTPGSTSLADYMSGLYGAIGVLLALRQRDKTGAGQYIDMALYESVFRALDELAPAFFKIGKLREPEGTGTTNACPHGHFRCGDGRFVAIACTSDKMFERLAQVMGRPELAAEDMFRTTRQRLARHKEVDGLVAAWMHSMSRDEVMAACVKGEVPCGPINSIADIAEDPHFAARGNLLRLVDELAGEVVIPNVLPRLSDTPGRVASLGPALGADNDAIYGDLLGLSAEERATLKGAKVI
- a CDS encoding TMEM165/GDT1 family protein; amino-acid sequence: MEAFLVSTGVVALAEIGDKTQLLALLLAARYRQPVPVLLGILVATIANHALAGIVGALAADLIGGDWLRWAVGLSFLAVAAWMLVPDKLDDEETPRFRGRGAFLAALISMFLVEMGDKTQIATVVLAARFESLIAVIAGTTAGMMIANTPAVLLGEAAARHVPLKLVHGAAAAIFAVIGITVLLGFDGLT
- a CDS encoding CoA transferase produces the protein MPTHAPTSPSEALAGLWRLLGQPESALSRVTLTGAEPALPSSFAVGTAAQASIAASALAAAELDRLRKGREQSVSVDMRHAAVEFRSERYLRVDGGPAPELWDSIAGTYRCGDGRWVRLHTNFPHHREGVLAILGCAGERAAVAEALKGWKAEDFEQRAADARLVVTAMRSFAEWDAHPQGQAVAALPVMSLEKIGDAPPLTLPPDERPLSGVRVLDLTRIIAGPVAGRTLAAHGADVLLVTAPHLPSVAPLVIDTGRGKRTTQLDLRAAADKERFTALLRDAHVLVQGYRPGGIEALGFGPEQAAAIRPGIIYVTLSAYGPDGPWAGRRGFDSLVQTASGLNVAEAEAAGIDGPKPLPAQALDHASGYLMAYGAMAALARQMQEGGSWHVRVSLAQTGHWLRGLGRIEGGFSAPDPSQEDVADLLEESQSGFGRLSAVRHAGLLSETPPVWERPSMPLGSQEPVWL